The nucleotide sequence CGAAAGTGCGATATGAAGCGAAATTGGCGCAAAACAACGAACAGCCTCAAGAACTGACGGCCTACCATCAGCAATATCTGGTCTCATTTTATCATAGTGTCTACGCGCCGTATGACGAATTCCGCAAGCAGTGGTTCAACTTCCGCGAATCGCTCGAAACCGGCGGAGCGGCAGCCGGGAATCCGGCCAAATCGCTGCAAGAATTGTCGAAAAGCGCGAACCAAATTTATGAAAAAATGATGACGTTTTCGGTGCCCCCAAGCTCTCCCGCTCTCCAGGAAGCTCAGAACCTTTACCTGAAAAGCTTGAAGCTGTTTGAGCAAGCATCGGGGGAACGCCAATCAAAATCAAACGGCTTGCAGCCGAGCGCTTTGCTTGCCGCGCTGGATTCCGATTCATACATACAACAGGCGATCCAATACGGACTGGACGCCCAATCCCAATATTTCGAAGCGATCCTGAAATGGAACGAATCCGTACAGCCGGTGCCGGGACAAGAGCTGCTGAGTTCCTCCAACCTCCCGATCTCGGACTGGGGAAAACTGAATCTGAACGCCAAAAACAAATACGTGTCCGCGATGATGTCCGAGAACAAGTGGTTTCTGCCCGTGCAAACAATGGATCTGGTCGCGCGAATGGATGAAATGATCGCGTCCGGCCAAGCGCAAAAACTCGGGCTGACCGAGACGAAACCGCTGGCCGAGCTCATCGTCCAGACCGGAGCCGTGCGGGAAGGCGACTTCGCCAAAACCAAGGAGAAGTTTTACGCGCAGCAGACGCTGCCTCAGCTTCCGTTCTTCTTCGGAAGCAATTGATCCGGTCGGCCTGCCGCGGGGACGCCGTCCGCTCAGTCGTACTGGAACCCGTCCTTGTGCCAGGAGACGGCCGCCATCCCGCCTTCGACGTTATGAACGCGGCGGTAGCCGTTCGCTTCGAGGAATTGGCACACCCTCGCGCTTCGCATGCCGTGGGCGCATACGATATACAGATCTTTGTCCTTGGGCAGCTCCGCCAGCCGTTCCGGGATCGAATTCATCGGAATCCACTCGGCGTCTTCCAAGGCGTAGTGTTCGAGCTCCTGCGCCTCCCGGACATCGATGACGAGGGCGTCGTCCAGCTCTTTGTTCGTGTAAAGGTTCGTAAAAGTTTCCGGATCGATTCGGTTCATCGGTTCCCTTCCCTTCGATGAAATGGTTCGCGCGCTGTTCCGCGTATCAAGTTTAGCCCATTTCGAAGCAACCTTCAAGCAAACGGCAAACGGCGCCGGTTCCCGCTCGCAGGAACTGACGCCGTTTTTTTGCATTCAACCGGATGCCGCCCGCCGGATCGCAGACGCCGGCATCCGGCGCACGTTTCATTTTAATCTTCGATGGTTGACAAATCGCCTGTCGGCAAGTTCAACTCCCAAGCTTTCAGGA is from Paenibacillus thermoaerophilus and encodes:
- a CDS encoding rhodanese-like domain-containing protein gives rise to the protein MNRIDPETFTNLYTNKELDDALVIDVREAQELEHYALEDAEWIPMNSIPERLAELPKDKDLYIVCAHGMRSARVCQFLEANGYRRVHNVEGGMAAVSWHKDGFQYD